A window of the Thalassospira indica genome harbors these coding sequences:
- a CDS encoding c-type cytochrome: MQKTSLVILLTGVVALGMWGISDYMAHKGEAYGDVERGQSIAEQTCLRCHTKFEGDPLPDPNVTTAPALASFGQRWPLENLEEALAEGITVSHDNMTMPEFSFTSQSIADLLSYMESLTNAANAKVGQ, encoded by the coding sequence ATGCAGAAAACCAGCCTTGTCATCCTGTTGACCGGTGTTGTGGCCTTGGGCATGTGGGGCATTAGCGACTATATGGCGCACAAGGGCGAGGCCTATGGCGATGTCGAACGCGGCCAATCGATTGCCGAACAGACCTGCCTGCGCTGTCACACCAAATTCGAAGGCGATCCCCTGCCCGATCCAAACGTGACCACCGCCCCGGCCCTTGCCAGTTTCGGGCAACGCTGGCCGCTGGAAAACCTTGAAGAAGCCCTGGCCGAAGGCATCACGGTATCGCATGACAACATGACCATGCCGGAATTTTCCTTTACCTCGCAAAGCATCGCCGATCTGCTGAGCTATATGGAAAGCCTGACGAACGCGGCCAACGCAAAGGTTGGCCAATAA
- a CDS encoding sigma-70 family RNA polymerase sigma factor — protein sequence MASNATSNVTSLALFMRQRSALVNYASSIIGSRVQAEDLVQEAWLRFDAATKGRFLDDTTGYLYRIVRNLALDSKRQIARESSLTAASDYDVAVQTRASDSPDPETVAVYKDEYAILMQALSELPERTRIACEMHRVGGAKLREIADYLDISVPLAHKLVSEGIDHCRERLGGWP from the coding sequence TTGGCTTCAAACGCGACATCAAATGTGACGTCATTGGCGCTGTTCATGCGCCAACGATCCGCACTTGTGAACTATGCCAGCAGCATCATCGGCAGCCGCGTGCAGGCCGAAGATCTGGTGCAGGAAGCATGGTTGCGGTTTGATGCGGCGACCAAGGGGCGGTTTCTGGATGATACCACCGGCTATCTGTACCGGATCGTGCGCAATCTGGCACTTGATAGCAAACGCCAGATTGCCCGTGAAAGCAGTCTGACGGCGGCATCTGATTATGACGTTGCCGTGCAAACGCGCGCATCCGACAGCCCGGACCCGGAAACGGTTGCGGTGTACAAGGATGAATACGCGATTTTGATGCAAGCACTTTCCGAACTGCCCGAACGCACGCGCATTGCGTGTGAAATGCATCGAGTGGGTGGCGCAAAGCTGCGCGAGATTGCCGATTATCTCGATATTTCAGTGCCGCTTGCGCATAAGCTTGTATCTGAGGGCATTGATCATTGCCGTGAACGGCTGGGTGGCTGGCCATGA
- a CDS encoding arylamine N-acetyltransferase family protein, producing MNSHQPVTHNAPVATDHNVLQSRINASWAAPISIDPERVDQKLIHDGRGGYCFEQNGLFRRVLRSLGFDVEGLAGRVLWGYGPNDLPRPRCHMANRVMIDGEAWLADVGLGGCVPTGPLLLDIETPQATPHDTYRVTKGAHSYRVELERDGVWKAVHEIDIAPVSDIDYEVMNWYASDHPESGFCKTLMVARSAPFARFTLLNNRLTIRLVTGEEEQHTLSVGDIPQTLKDIFGIAPDPAWRGAFARLVNHSHG from the coding sequence ATGAATAGCCACCAGCCCGTCACCCATAACGCCCCGGTCGCAACAGACCATAACGTTTTGCAAAGCCGGATCAATGCCAGTTGGGCCGCCCCGATCAGCATCGATCCGGAGCGCGTCGATCAGAAGCTGATCCATGACGGGCGGGGTGGCTATTGTTTTGAGCAAAACGGCCTGTTTCGCCGGGTGTTGCGCAGCCTTGGCTTTGACGTCGAAGGTCTGGCCGGGCGGGTTTTATGGGGCTATGGCCCGAATGATTTGCCCCGTCCGCGCTGCCACATGGCCAACCGGGTGATGATTGATGGCGAAGCATGGCTGGCCGATGTTGGGTTGGGCGGCTGTGTGCCAACCGGGCCGTTATTGCTTGATATCGAAACGCCACAAGCAACCCCGCATGACACATACCGCGTGACCAAGGGCGCGCACAGCTATCGGGTTGAACTGGAACGTGATGGTGTGTGGAAGGCGGTACATGAGATCGATATCGCACCTGTTTCGGATATCGATTACGAGGTCATGAACTGGTACGCATCCGATCACCCCGAAAGCGGGTTTTGCAAGACCCTGATGGTCGCCAGATCTGCCCCGTTTGCGCGCTTTACGTTGCTGAACAACCGCCTGACCATCCGGCTGGTCACCGGTGAGGAAGAGCAACACACGCTCAGCGTTGGCGATATTCCGCAGACGCTCAAAGACATCTTTGGCATCGCGCCGGACCCGGCCTGGCGCGGCGCCTTTGCCAGACTGGTCAATCACAGTCACGGATAA
- a CDS encoding D-amino-acid transaminase, producing MRTVYVNGEFLPETEAKISIFDRSFLFADGVYEVTSVLDGKLIDFMGHMKRLERSLAELKFQFKPDIDQLLEAHRELVKLNDITEGLIYLQVSRGSAGDRDFAIDPQTPPTIVMFTQSKSLIKSALAERGQKIVTFPDIRWRRSDIKTTQLLYASLLKTDAAAKGKDDAWMVLDGYVTEGSSNNAYIVTKDGTIVTRELSTDILHGITRAAVLKCAEELQLKVEERHFTVEEAQNAAEAFSTSASAFVCPVVEIDDKPIGDGVPGPVAKRLREIYIDANRKMAI from the coding sequence ATGCGCACTGTTTATGTGAACGGCGAGTTTTTGCCCGAAACCGAAGCAAAGATTTCGATTTTTGACCGATCCTTCCTGTTCGCCGACGGCGTGTATGAAGTGACCTCGGTCCTTGATGGCAAGCTGATTGACTTCATGGGTCACATGAAGCGTCTCGAACGCTCGCTTGCCGAGCTCAAATTCCAGTTCAAGCCCGATATCGATCAGCTTCTTGAAGCCCACCGCGAACTGGTGAAGCTCAATGACATCACCGAAGGCCTGATCTACCTTCAGGTTTCACGTGGTTCGGCCGGTGATCGTGATTTCGCGATCGACCCGCAAACGCCGCCGACCATCGTGATGTTCACCCAAAGCAAATCGCTGATCAAATCAGCCCTTGCCGAACGCGGCCAGAAGATCGTGACCTTCCCCGACATCCGCTGGCGCCGGTCTGACATCAAGACCACCCAGCTGCTTTATGCATCGCTTCTCAAGACCGATGCGGCGGCCAAGGGCAAGGACGATGCCTGGATGGTGCTGGATGGCTATGTCACCGAAGGGTCAAGCAACAACGCCTATATCGTCACCAAGGACGGCACCATCGTTACGCGTGAACTGTCGACCGACATCCTGCACGGCATCACCCGTGCCGCGGTCCTGAAATGCGCCGAGGAGCTTCAGCTCAAGGTCGAAGAACGCCACTTCACCGTGGAAGAAGCCCAGAATGCGGCTGAAGCGTTCTCAACCTCGGCCTCGGCCTTTGTCTGCCCGGTTGTCGAAATTGATGACAAGCCGATTGGCGATGGTGTTCCCGGCCCGGTCGCCAAGCGCCTGCGCGAGATTTATATCGACGCCAACCGCAAGATGGCGATCTGA
- a CDS encoding FecR family protein, giving the protein MAEITDPVQKQAGKAATEWLIRLQEDPENLELQARFADWCAEDPAHLDAWNATQKTADLMANAKPSGTADWQAFLDARREAGDKGGAHGQQNDAVAALLNIDYEKAVAEGKVISAQTQFQKRGNMSWRGIGLGGVAVAASLVAAIIGPDIATHMQADHVTSTGEMRTITLSDNSTVTLAPESAITVHFDGSTRFVELLDGEAFFDVTPDPQKPFRVGADEVMVTVLGTGFDVSEGNAVSMVGVEHGRVQVENAANVPAVFEILEAGQNVRVGQDGTVIRHPSPTSQIGAWRKNQLIAQDQPLSEVVDQLRCYFKGTILITDEVLAAQTVTGVYRLDDPVTALRGMARAQKATVREITPWVLVVSKS; this is encoded by the coding sequence ATGGCAGAGATAACCGATCCAGTTCAAAAACAGGCGGGCAAGGCCGCGACCGAATGGTTGATCCGCCTGCAGGAAGATCCGGAAAACCTGGAACTGCAAGCACGGTTTGCCGACTGGTGTGCCGAGGATCCAGCCCATCTTGATGCCTGGAACGCCACGCAAAAGACCGCCGATCTGATGGCAAATGCCAAGCCGTCTGGGACGGCCGATTGGCAGGCGTTCCTTGATGCGCGCCGTGAGGCTGGCGACAAAGGCGGTGCCCACGGCCAACAGAATGACGCGGTCGCGGCGCTTTTGAATATTGATTACGAAAAGGCTGTTGCCGAGGGCAAGGTCATCTCGGCGCAAACCCAGTTTCAAAAGCGCGGCAATATGTCCTGGCGCGGGATCGGGCTTGGCGGGGTGGCGGTGGCTGCATCACTTGTGGCCGCCATCATCGGGCCGGATATCGCCACCCATATGCAGGCCGATCATGTGACATCGACCGGTGAGATGCGCACCATCACGCTTTCTGATAACAGCACGGTGACCCTTGCGCCGGAAAGCGCGATTACGGTGCATTTTGACGGGTCAACACGCTTTGTCGAATTGCTCGATGGGGAGGCGTTCTTTGATGTCACCCCGGACCCGCAAAAGCCGTTTCGCGTCGGCGCGGATGAGGTGATGGTCACGGTGCTTGGCACTGGGTTTGATGTTTCCGAAGGCAATGCGGTCTCCATGGTTGGCGTCGAACATGGGCGGGTTCAGGTCGAAAATGCCGCCAATGTTCCGGCGGTTTTTGAAATTCTTGAAGCCGGGCAGAATGTCCGGGTCGGGCAGGACGGCACGGTGATCCGTCATCCTTCGCCGACCAGCCAGATCGGCGCCTGGCGCAAGAACCAACTGATCGCACAGGATCAACCATTATCCGAAGTTGTCGATCAGCTCCGGTGCTATTTCAAGGGCACCATCCTGATCACCGATGAGGTCCTGGCCGCCCAGACGGTTACAGGCGTTTATCGCCTTGATGATCCGGTAACGGCCTTGCGCGGTATGGCGCGGGCGCAAAAGGCAACGGTGCGTGAGATCACCCCGTGGGTTCTGGTCGTCTCGAAGTCCTGA
- a CDS encoding alpha/beta fold hydrolase, whose translation MTNLKKLLTATAFGLGLLSAPVGAFADDNAPTNRPTIVLIHGAFAASDSWDGVTDILLADGYPVVSVANPLRSVSGDAAYARAVIDSIDGETVLVGHSYGGMVISAAASGAANVKSLVYVASFAAEPGETVAQLAGQFPGSTLGEALAAPVAIGNGINDLYIDQAKFGQQFAADVPAEKARLMAAAQRPVTDFALNEPAQQAAWKDLPSYHIFGTADKNIPPAAMTFMAERADARKTVVVNDASHVVMVSHPQAVADLIIEAAHPE comes from the coding sequence ATGACCAACCTGAAAAAACTGCTCACCGCCACCGCATTTGGCCTGGGTCTGTTATCCGCGCCCGTCGGCGCCTTTGCAGATGACAACGCACCGACAAACCGCCCGACCATCGTTCTGATCCATGGCGCCTTTGCCGCCTCTGACAGTTGGGATGGTGTGACCGACATTCTGCTTGCCGACGGCTATCCGGTCGTCAGTGTTGCCAACCCGCTGCGCAGTGTGTCCGGTGATGCCGCCTATGCCCGCGCCGTCATTGACAGTATCGATGGTGAAACGGTTCTGGTCGGCCATTCATATGGCGGCATGGTCATCAGCGCTGCCGCCTCGGGGGCCGCAAATGTCAAATCGCTGGTCTATGTGGCATCCTTTGCCGCCGAACCCGGTGAAACCGTTGCCCAACTTGCCGGCCAGTTCCCCGGCAGCACATTGGGCGAAGCACTGGCAGCACCGGTCGCAATCGGTAACGGGATCAATGATCTTTATATTGATCAGGCAAAATTCGGACAGCAATTTGCTGCTGACGTACCGGCGGAAAAGGCCCGCCTGATGGCAGCCGCCCAGCGCCCTGTCACCGACTTTGCGCTCAATGAACCGGCACAGCAGGCCGCATGGAAGGATCTGCCGTCCTATCACATCTTTGGCACTGCCGATAAAAACATCCCGCCAGCAGCCATGACCTTTATGGCAGAACGGGCAGATGCACGTAAAACAGTTGTGGTTAATGATGCCTCGCACGTTGTCATGGTATCCCATCCGCAGGCAGTCGCCGACCTGATCATTGAGGCCGCCCACCCGGAGTAA
- a CDS encoding HupE/UreJ family protein, whose translation MRNSPLYAFALSILVATPALAHTGAGSVSGFASGFGHPIGGLDHLLAMIAGGILASQQGGKSLWLLPVSFVAMMVVGGALGIAGVAVPFVELGIVGSVIVLGAVIALGKHMPTGAAMALVGVLAIFHGHAHGTEMPVDASGFEYGLGFALATAMLHAVGLGLGLAAQKAAEKFAPVAVRIGGGVIAAAGLALFAA comes from the coding sequence ATGAGGAATTCACCGCTTTACGCATTTGCACTTTCGATTCTGGTCGCGACGCCTGCCTTGGCCCATACGGGGGCCGGTTCGGTTTCCGGATTTGCGTCAGGTTTTGGCCATCCTATTGGCGGTCTTGATCATTTGTTGGCAATGATTGCTGGTGGTATTCTGGCCTCCCAGCAAGGTGGCAAGTCACTCTGGCTTTTGCCGGTTTCTTTTGTGGCGATGATGGTTGTCGGGGGTGCCCTGGGAATTGCAGGCGTTGCGGTGCCGTTTGTTGAGCTGGGCATTGTGGGTTCTGTGATCGTGCTGGGTGCCGTTATCGCGCTTGGCAAGCATATGCCAACGGGCGCTGCGATGGCGTTGGTTGGGGTTCTGGCGATCTTCCATGGTCATGCGCACGGCACGGAAATGCCGGTTGATGCCAGTGGTTTTGAATATGGTCTTGGCTTTGCGCTTGCGACGGCCATGTTGCATGCGGTTGGTCTTGGCCTTGGTCTTGCTGCTCAGAAGGCGGCCGAGAAATTTGCACCTGTCGCCGTTCGGATCGGCGGCGGTGTGATCGCGGCAGCCGGTCTGGCATTGTTTGCGGCATAA